The Tigriopus californicus strain San Diego chromosome 5, Tcal_SD_v2.1, whole genome shotgun sequence genome includes a region encoding these proteins:
- the LOC131881465 gene encoding STE20-like serine/threonine-protein kinase isoform X5, whose protein sequence is MVVNSRMEKPRNTVQSENETPRQTTTETRDSNISLMTLSSDTTNDSKADDPSISTSFSSVEMDSTTTGYVDRSDRKISAHATLETTPQRPAFIPTAKPIPEAKTNPAQSDYQREASDNDLRRRNKGKAPPPPPIVSGPRPSSMVLDEPRVDSPLAKSSPQRPQSSYHPQNGPELSVAPLAPSHVVPTPPSPLTNSSVKKKGRISSPQRTLDPVPLSPEKEENSPGGSKDRELSPDKDLALQTLDDVIQAAEETMDSLPLESSDAETDLHSVTSSEDRTAHLQDNDGSRSSRRSRDDEDHDDEDDDIQVIDIESESSSTIMKHHHQAPQESEEDEESVHHFNDEVDDEDEDDGDRGGPRTPQSGDIVRPLSPPESSSIVTVSSSQSPLPSSPEQSPKMAERSPVVGTNNEVTIVSNPETTLVATTPHFKTSTETPQEMDQSVDDDDLTPSPDMSHVSVVVVGDVSSPRPRVLDSSSRSSPDRLAVVEPTHMAGPMSKGVPVDLSDLSRSMSSASQASLDSKTSSFDRSSYNSGSVGGHVEETHRDRLKSGMTSPTSIILEGSTVTATDTDDHDEVYPEYIGHETSNLIMDQHSNNGKTIQSPSRILNGETDSEEDSGVQSKSELTPKRLQEDPSRTKKVSEKVSRQITPSPTAISPPPPPITPKTLAPSNGLDKENRKQPEPDPQQQQLQTPFRKTRRAMSEQVNPTSSNSGGTPAPTHQYRQREDHGEVQLRHNRYRKAVQEIVPEEEEVEPPIVPVVLRRKDENKGKTPDGEAIANGGPSTATGNNPASKPENVEKRATPLTKDDIQRMNLKKKTRKRTRKFEIDGVIVTTTTSKVIYGDEENERFYDEHYFRKQELRELKLLQKQEQKQFQDLNFKNQLCKEQQDKRFEQEKTILIKNYENDLQSMIEQQKKQVDKAEEQKHVDLKVTSKKIRAEQEKDLKAFRESLKQELKLLKHEVEIMPKDRRKEELRVRKERMEKEQQIREQNFLARLQDNQESSLRRLNDTHKEKIALLDRQFLQQKQQLMRAREAAIWEMEERQLHEKHQLAKRQLKDLFFLQRHQMLVHHEKELEHLKRMMDRKEEELVKNQTQERKALPKRIRQEMKAREMMFRESMRISVTNLHEAMKPMEEKDRLKKFQEAEKKRYRAEQQRFETKHQRQLEEARAAAQSSIKELEQLQNEKRKMLMEHETLKLKELDEGYTQELRDWKSQLKPRKQYFDESLAFELEAQEQYYAEERRKSSSGTSGSEKQQPEWFDLLRSSSSSKLSSSSTQGGRGGGSSSLVSPISPALNVMISDSISIRSAPIFRQRPSPHIGHKRTLSAIAPPSAAFMSNSRPTSSIFPSQLSLLSTPKTPPLSVSPRPRPHSLYVPFQGCIESPPLPPGKAARDILNALSFAPTHESYSMDELKSSQCSLASSKSSGASWASSPGSLSPRYSNVLPCIPQSPKIRSQSSSQVTLTSGFLSPPSPKKSIPGGTYALPIHYGVQEVMPMAESPPKAKSFLPEEPRTPTEPVYSPTNPFNHSENSALQIKHPPIIQPPPDLIQMLTRSRPNHIHTNNNNLSDTHLILSLPMRSPTSPRSFSK, encoded by the exons ATGGTTGTAAACTCAAGAATG GAAAAGCCAAGAAATACGGTCCAATCAGAAAACGAGACCCCTCGACAG ACAACGACGGAGACCCGGGATTCAAACATCAGTCTCATGACATTGAGTAGCGATACCACCAATGATTCAAAGGCTGACGATCCCAGTATATCAACCAGTTTCTCCA GTGTGGAGATGGACTCCACCACCACTGGTTATGTGGACCGATCTGACCGGAAGATCTCCGCCCATGCCACGTTAGAAACCACCCCTCAGCGTCCTGCCTTCATTCCCACGGCCAAGCCCATTCCCGAAGCCAAAACCAACCCTGCCCAATCGGATTATCAACGAGAAGCCAGCGACAACGACTTGCGACGTCGGAACAAAGGGAAAGCCCCGCCTCCCCCGCCCATCGTGTCGGGTCCTCGACCCTCATCCATGGTTTTGGACGAGCCTCGGGTCGATTCGCCTCTGGCAAAATCGTCCCCTCAAAGGCCCCAGAGCTCTTATCATCCTCAAAATGGACCCGAGCTGAGTGTGGCCCCCCTCGCCCCAAGCCATGTGGTTCCCACCCCGCCCAGTCCGTTGACGAATAGCTCCGTCAAGAAGAAAGGTCGGATCTCATCCCCACAACGAACCCTGGATCCCGTGCCATTGAGTccggagaaagaggaaaacagCCCGGGTGGATCTAAAGACAGGGAACTCTCACCCGATAAGGATTTGGCCTTGCAAACCTTGGATGATGTCATCCAAGCGGCTGAAGAAACCATGG ATTCCCTGCCTTTAGAGTCGTCTGATGCTGAAACCGATCTCCATTCTGTGACCTCCTCTGAGGACCGCACTGCTCATCTTCAAGATAACGATGGCTCCAGAAGTAGTCGTAGAAGTAGAGATGACGAGGATCacgatgacgaggatgatgatatCCAGGTAATTGATATCGAATCTGAATCGTCGTCCACCATCATGAAACATCACCATCAAGCGCCTCAAGAAAGTGAAGAGGATGAGGAGAGTGTGCATCATTTCAATGATGAAGttgacgacgaggacgaagatgaTGGCGATCGCGGAGGGCCACGTACTCCACAAAGTGGAGACATCGTCCGTCCATTGAGTCCGCCCGAATCCAGTTCCATTGTAACTGTTTCGTCCAGTCAAAGTCCCTTGCCCAGTTCGCCTGAGCAATCGCCCAAG ATGGCAGAACGCTCGCCCGTGGTAGGAACCAATAACGAGGTAACCATCGTGTCCAATCCGGAAACCACCTTGGTCGCCACCACCCCGCACTTCAAAACCTCTACCGAAACCCCGCAGGAAATGGATCAGAGCGTCGACGATGACGATCTGACTCCTTCTCCAGACATGAGCCACGTGTCCGTGGTAGTGGTGGGCGACGTGTCCTCGCCACGCCCTCGAGTCCTCGATTCCTCGTCGAGAAGCTCGCCGGATCGTTTGGCCGTGGTTGAACCCACCCACATGGCTGGACCCATGTCCAAAGGAGTGCCAGTAGATCTGAGTGACTTGTCCCGATCCATGAGTAGTGCTAGTCAGGCCTCTTTAGACAGCAAGACCAGCTCGTTCGATCGAAGCTCCTACAATAGTGGGAGTGTCGGCGGTCACGTAGAAGAGACTCACCGAGATCGGCTCAAGTCCGGCATGACCTCCCCTACCTCCATCATCCTTGAAG GTTCCACCGTCACGGCCACGGATACCGATGATCACGACGAAGTCTATCCCGAGTACATCGGTCATGAGACGAGCAATTTGATCATGGACCAGCATAGCAACAATGGCAAGACCATCCAGAGTCCGTCGAGGATTTTGAATGGCGAAACGGATTCGGAAGAGGATTCCGGTGTTCAATCCAAGTCTGAACTTACTCCGAAACGCCTGCAAGAAGATCCCAGCCGAACGAAAAAG GTGTCGGAAAAGGTTTCCCGTCAGATCACACCCAGTCCAACCGCAATATCTCCACCACCTCCGCCCATCACACCCAAAACTCTCGCCCCCTCCAATGGCTTAGATAAGGAAAATCGGAAACAACCCGAACCTgatccacaacaacaacaactacaaacCCCTTTCCGCAAAACACGACGAGCCATGTCCGAGCAAGTGAATCCGACGTCCTCCAATTCAGGAGGTACGCCCGCTCCCACCCACCAGTATCGTCAACGTGAAGATCATGGTGAGGTTCAACTGCGACATAATCGATATCGAAAAGCCGTCCAAGAGATCGTgcccgaggaagaagaagttgAACCGCCTATTGTGCCCGTAGTTCTCCGTCGAAAAGATGAGAATAAGGGCAAAACACCCGACGGTGAAGCCATCGCCAATGGAGGTCCCAGCACTGCTACGGGTAACAATCCGGCAAGCAAGCCTGAAAACGTGGAGAAACGCGCCACGCCCTTGACCAAAGACGATATTCAGCGCATGAACCTGAAGAAGAAGACTCGGAAGCGCACGCGGAAATTTGAGATCGACGGGGTGATCGTGACCACCACCACAAGCAAGGTCATTTACGGCGATGAGGAGAACGAGCGGTTCTACGACGAGCACTACTTCCGCAAACAGGAGCTCCGGGAGTTGAAGCTCCTCCAGAAGCAGGAGCAGAAGCAGTTTCAAGATCTAAATTTCAAGAACCAACTCTGCAAGGAGCAACAGGACAAGCGATTCGAGCAGGAGAAGACCATCCTGATCAAAAACTATGAGAACGATCTTCAATCCATGATCGAGCAACAAAAGAAGCAAGTGGACAAGGCCGAGGAGCAGAAGCACGTGGATTTGAAGGTCACCTCCAAAAAGATCCGAGCCGAGCAGGAGAAGGACTTGAAGGCCTTCCGAGAGTCCCTGAAGCAAGAGCTCAAGCTCCTGAAACATGAAGTGGAAATCATGCCTAAAGATCGCCGGAAAGAAGAGCTCCGAGTTCGCAAAGAACGCATGGAAAAAGAACAGCAAATCAGA GAACAAAACTTCTTGGCTCGATTACAAGACAACCAGGAGAGCTCGCTTCGTCGCTTGAACGATACTCACAAGGAAAAGATTGCTCTTCTCGATCGCCAATTCCTCCAACAGAAACAGCAACTCATGCGGGCCCGTGAAGCGGCCATCTGGGAAATGGAGGAACGACAACTCCACGAGAAGCATCAGCTGGCCAAACGCCAGCTCAAGGacctcttcttccttcagAGACATCAAATGCTG GTCCATCATGAGAAGGAACTGGAGCATCTGAAGCGCATGATGGATAGGAAGGAAGAGGAACTCGTGAAGAATCAAACGCAAGAACGCAAGGCCTTGCCCAAACGCATTCGCCAAGAAATGAAGGCTAGAGAGATGATGTTCCGTGAATCCATGAGAATATCTGTCACCAATTTGCACGAAGCCATGAAACCTATGGAGGAGAAGGATCGCCTCAAAAAG TTCCAAGAAGCTGAGAAGAAACGCTATCGTGCTGAGCAGCAACGCTTCGAAACCAAGCATCAACGTCAATTGGAGGAGGCTCGCGCTGCAGCCCAATCCTCGATTAAGGAGTTGGAGCAACTCCAAAATGAGAAACGGAAGATGCTCATGGAGCACGAAACCCTGAAACTCAAAGAGCTGGACGAAGGCTACACGCAAGAGCTCAGGGATTGGAAGTCGCAACTCAAGCCCCGGAAGCAG TATTTCGACGAGAGCTTAGCCTTCGAGCTCGAGGCCCAGGAGCAGTATTATGCCGAAGAGCGGAGGAAGTCCTCAAGTGGAACGTCGGGTTCCGAAAAACAACAACCCGAATGGTTCGATCTTCTCCGGAGTTCCAGCTCCAGCAAACTCTCATCAAGCTCCACCCAagggggaagaggaggaggatccaGCAGTTTAGTCTCCCCCATCTCACCGGCCTTGAACGTGATGATCTCGGACAGTATCTCGATTCGATCCGCACCCATTTTCCGCCAGAGACCCTCGCCCCACATTGGCCACAAGCGGACCCTCTCGGCCATCGCCCCACCTTCCGCTGCATTCATGTCCAATTCCCGCCCAACTTCCAGTATTTTCCCAAGTCAGCTCTCACTCCTGAGCACACCCAAAACCCCGCCCTTGAGCGTCTCGCCCCGACCTCGACCCCACAGTTTGTACGTCCCATTTCAGGGATGCATCGAGTCTCCGCCGTTGCCTCCGGGTAAAGCCGCTCGAGACATCCTTAACGCTTTGTCATTCGCCCCCACTCATGAAAGTTACTCCATGGACGAGCTGAAGTCCTCGCAATGCTCTTTGGCCTCCTCCAAGTCTTCAGGAGCCTCTTGGGCCTCTTCACCTGGCTCCCTGAGTCCTAGATATAGCAACGTGCTGCCTTGTATCCCGCAATCGCCAAAAATACGCTCACAATCCTCGTCTCAAGTCACGTTGACCAGTGGCTTCTTGT